A single genomic interval of Marmota flaviventris isolate mMarFla1 chromosome 14, mMarFla1.hap1, whole genome shotgun sequence harbors:
- the Ppm1b gene encoding protein phosphatase 1B isoform X1, whose amino-acid sequence MSPLRRNIFPCDYQISLLNMGAFLDKPKTEKHNAHGAGNGLRYGLSSMQGWRVEMEDAHTAVVGIPHGLEDWSFFAVYDGHAGSRVANYCSTHLLEHITTNEDFRAAGKSGSAVAPSVENVKNGIRTGFLKIDEYMRNFSDLRNGMDRSGSTAVGVMISPTHVYFINCGDSRAVLYRNGQVCFSTQDHKPCNPREKERIQNAGGSVMIQRVNGSLAVSRALGDYDYKCVDGKGPTEQLVSPEPEVYEILRAEEDEFIILACDGIWDVMSNEELCEFVKSRLEVSDDLENVCNWVVDTCLHKGSRDNMSIVLVCFSNAPKVSEEAVKKDSELDKHLESRVEEIMEKSGEEGMPDLAHVMRILSAENIPNLPPGGGLAGKRNIIEAVYSRLNPHRESDGASDEAEESGSQGKLVEALRQMRINHRGNYRQLLEEMLTSYRLAKVEGEESPAEPAAAATSSNSDAGNPVTMQESHTESESGELDSCNEDAGTKMSGGKI is encoded by the exons atttcatTACTAAACATGGGTGCATTTTTGGAtaaacccaaaactgaaaaacataATGCTCATGGTGCTGGGAATGGTTTACGTTATGGCTTGAGCAGCATGCAAGGATGGAGAGTGGAAATGGAAGATGCACACACAGCTGTCGTAGGTATTCCTCATGGCTTAGAAGACTGGTCATTTTTTGCAGTCTATGATGGTCATGCTGGATCCCGAGTGGCAAATTACTGTTCAACACATTTATTAGAACACATCACTACTAATGAAGACTTCAGGGCAGCTGGCAAATCAGGATCAGCTGTTGCGCCTTCAGTGGAAAATGTCAAAAATGGTATCAGAACTGGCTTTTTGAAAATAGATGAATATATGCGTAACTTTTCAGACCTCAGAAACGGGATGGACAGGAGCGGTTCAACTGCAGTGGGAGTTATGATCTCACCTACACATGTCTACTTTATCAACTGTGGTGATTCACGTGCTGTTCTGTATAGGAATGGACAAGTCTGCTTTTCTACCCAGGATCACAAACCTTGTAATCCAAGGGAAAAGGAGCGAATCCAAAATGCAGGAGGCAGCGTGATGATACAGCGTGTTAACGGTTCATTAGCAGTGTCTCGTGCTCTGGGGGACTATGATTACAAGTGTGTTGATGGCAAAGGCCCTACAGAACAACTTGTTTCTCCAGAGCCCGAGGTTTATGAAATTTTAAGAGCAGAAGAGGATGAATTTATCATCTTGGCTTGTGATGGGATCTGGGATGTTATGAGTAATGAGGAGCTCTGTGAATTTGTTAAATCTAGGCTTGAGGTGTCTGATGACCTGGAAAATGTGTGCAATTGGGTAGTGGACACTTGTTTACATAAG GGAAGTCGAGATAACATGAGTATTGTATTAGTTTGCTTTTCAAATGCCCCCAAGGTCTCAGAGGAAGCAGTGAAAAAAGATTCAGAGTTGGATAAGCACTTGGAATCACGTGTTGAAG AAATTATGGAAAAGTCTGGTGAGGAAGGGATGCCTGATCTTGCCCATGTCATGCGCATTTTGTCCGCCGAAAATATCCCAAATTTACCTCCTGGAGGAGGTCTTGCTGGCAA gcgCAATATTATTGAAGCTGTTTATAGTAGACTGAATCCACATAGAGAAAGTGATGGg gcCTCCGATGAAGCAGAGGAAAGTGGATCACAGGGAAAATTGGTGGAAGCTCTCAGGCAAATGAGAATTAATCATAGGGGAAACTACCGACAACTTCTGGAGGAGATGCTGACTAGTTACAGGCTAGCTAAAGTAGAGGGAGAAGAAAGCCCTGCTGAACCAGCTGCTGCAGCTACTTCTTCGAACAGTGATGCTGGAAACCCAGTGACAATGCAGGAAAGCCATACTGAATCAGAAAGTGGTGAATTAGACAGCTGTAATGAAGATGCAGGGACAAAGATGAGTGGTggaaaaatatga
- the Ppm1b gene encoding protein phosphatase 1B isoform X3: MSPLRRNIFPCDYQISLLNMGAFLDKPKTEKHNAHGAGNGLRYGLSSMQGWRVEMEDAHTAVVGIPHGLEDWSFFAVYDGHAGSRVANYCSTHLLEHITTNEDFRAAGKSGSAVAPSVENVKNGIRTGFLKIDEYMRNFSDLRNGMDRSGSTAVGVMISPTHVYFINCGDSRAVLYRNGQVCFSTQDHKPCNPREKERIQNAGGSVMIQRVNGSLAVSRALGDYDYKCVDGKGPTEQLVSPEPEVYEILRAEEDEFIILACDGIWDVMSNEELCEFVKSRLEVSDDLENVCNWVVDTCLHKGSRDNMSIVLVCFSNAPKVSEEAVKKDSELDKHLESRVEEIMEKSGEEGMPDLAHVMRILSAENIPNLPPGGGLAGKRNIIEAVYSRLNPHRESDGGAGDLEDSW, translated from the exons atttcatTACTAAACATGGGTGCATTTTTGGAtaaacccaaaactgaaaaacataATGCTCATGGTGCTGGGAATGGTTTACGTTATGGCTTGAGCAGCATGCAAGGATGGAGAGTGGAAATGGAAGATGCACACACAGCTGTCGTAGGTATTCCTCATGGCTTAGAAGACTGGTCATTTTTTGCAGTCTATGATGGTCATGCTGGATCCCGAGTGGCAAATTACTGTTCAACACATTTATTAGAACACATCACTACTAATGAAGACTTCAGGGCAGCTGGCAAATCAGGATCAGCTGTTGCGCCTTCAGTGGAAAATGTCAAAAATGGTATCAGAACTGGCTTTTTGAAAATAGATGAATATATGCGTAACTTTTCAGACCTCAGAAACGGGATGGACAGGAGCGGTTCAACTGCAGTGGGAGTTATGATCTCACCTACACATGTCTACTTTATCAACTGTGGTGATTCACGTGCTGTTCTGTATAGGAATGGACAAGTCTGCTTTTCTACCCAGGATCACAAACCTTGTAATCCAAGGGAAAAGGAGCGAATCCAAAATGCAGGAGGCAGCGTGATGATACAGCGTGTTAACGGTTCATTAGCAGTGTCTCGTGCTCTGGGGGACTATGATTACAAGTGTGTTGATGGCAAAGGCCCTACAGAACAACTTGTTTCTCCAGAGCCCGAGGTTTATGAAATTTTAAGAGCAGAAGAGGATGAATTTATCATCTTGGCTTGTGATGGGATCTGGGATGTTATGAGTAATGAGGAGCTCTGTGAATTTGTTAAATCTAGGCTTGAGGTGTCTGATGACCTGGAAAATGTGTGCAATTGGGTAGTGGACACTTGTTTACATAAG GGAAGTCGAGATAACATGAGTATTGTATTAGTTTGCTTTTCAAATGCCCCCAAGGTCTCAGAGGAAGCAGTGAAAAAAGATTCAGAGTTGGATAAGCACTTGGAATCACGTGTTGAAG AAATTATGGAAAAGTCTGGTGAGGAAGGGATGCCTGATCTTGCCCATGTCATGCGCATTTTGTCCGCCGAAAATATCCCAAATTTACCTCCTGGAGGAGGTCTTGCTGGCAA gcgCAATATTATTGAAGCTGTTTATAGTAGACTGAATCCACATAGAGAAAGTGATGGg GGTGCTGGAGATCTAGAAGACTCATGGTAG
- the Ppm1b gene encoding protein phosphatase 1B isoform X2 encodes MGAFLDKPKTEKHNAHGAGNGLRYGLSSMQGWRVEMEDAHTAVVGIPHGLEDWSFFAVYDGHAGSRVANYCSTHLLEHITTNEDFRAAGKSGSAVAPSVENVKNGIRTGFLKIDEYMRNFSDLRNGMDRSGSTAVGVMISPTHVYFINCGDSRAVLYRNGQVCFSTQDHKPCNPREKERIQNAGGSVMIQRVNGSLAVSRALGDYDYKCVDGKGPTEQLVSPEPEVYEILRAEEDEFIILACDGIWDVMSNEELCEFVKSRLEVSDDLENVCNWVVDTCLHKGSRDNMSIVLVCFSNAPKVSEEAVKKDSELDKHLESRVEEIMEKSGEEGMPDLAHVMRILSAENIPNLPPGGGLAGKRNIIEAVYSRLNPHRESDGASDEAEESGSQGKLVEALRQMRINHRGNYRQLLEEMLTSYRLAKVEGEESPAEPAAAATSSNSDAGNPVTMQESHTESESGELDSCNEDAGTKMSGGKI; translated from the exons ATGGGTGCATTTTTGGAtaaacccaaaactgaaaaacataATGCTCATGGTGCTGGGAATGGTTTACGTTATGGCTTGAGCAGCATGCAAGGATGGAGAGTGGAAATGGAAGATGCACACACAGCTGTCGTAGGTATTCCTCATGGCTTAGAAGACTGGTCATTTTTTGCAGTCTATGATGGTCATGCTGGATCCCGAGTGGCAAATTACTGTTCAACACATTTATTAGAACACATCACTACTAATGAAGACTTCAGGGCAGCTGGCAAATCAGGATCAGCTGTTGCGCCTTCAGTGGAAAATGTCAAAAATGGTATCAGAACTGGCTTTTTGAAAATAGATGAATATATGCGTAACTTTTCAGACCTCAGAAACGGGATGGACAGGAGCGGTTCAACTGCAGTGGGAGTTATGATCTCACCTACACATGTCTACTTTATCAACTGTGGTGATTCACGTGCTGTTCTGTATAGGAATGGACAAGTCTGCTTTTCTACCCAGGATCACAAACCTTGTAATCCAAGGGAAAAGGAGCGAATCCAAAATGCAGGAGGCAGCGTGATGATACAGCGTGTTAACGGTTCATTAGCAGTGTCTCGTGCTCTGGGGGACTATGATTACAAGTGTGTTGATGGCAAAGGCCCTACAGAACAACTTGTTTCTCCAGAGCCCGAGGTTTATGAAATTTTAAGAGCAGAAGAGGATGAATTTATCATCTTGGCTTGTGATGGGATCTGGGATGTTATGAGTAATGAGGAGCTCTGTGAATTTGTTAAATCTAGGCTTGAGGTGTCTGATGACCTGGAAAATGTGTGCAATTGGGTAGTGGACACTTGTTTACATAAG GGAAGTCGAGATAACATGAGTATTGTATTAGTTTGCTTTTCAAATGCCCCCAAGGTCTCAGAGGAAGCAGTGAAAAAAGATTCAGAGTTGGATAAGCACTTGGAATCACGTGTTGAAG AAATTATGGAAAAGTCTGGTGAGGAAGGGATGCCTGATCTTGCCCATGTCATGCGCATTTTGTCCGCCGAAAATATCCCAAATTTACCTCCTGGAGGAGGTCTTGCTGGCAA gcgCAATATTATTGAAGCTGTTTATAGTAGACTGAATCCACATAGAGAAAGTGATGGg gcCTCCGATGAAGCAGAGGAAAGTGGATCACAGGGAAAATTGGTGGAAGCTCTCAGGCAAATGAGAATTAATCATAGGGGAAACTACCGACAACTTCTGGAGGAGATGCTGACTAGTTACAGGCTAGCTAAAGTAGAGGGAGAAGAAAGCCCTGCTGAACCAGCTGCTGCAGCTACTTCTTCGAACAGTGATGCTGGAAACCCAGTGACAATGCAGGAAAGCCATACTGAATCAGAAAGTGGTGAATTAGACAGCTGTAATGAAGATGCAGGGACAAAGATGAGTGGTggaaaaatatga